In Cyprinus carpio isolate SPL01 chromosome B7, ASM1834038v1, whole genome shotgun sequence, a genomic segment contains:
- the LOC109073636 gene encoding TRAF-interacting protein with FHA domain-containing protein A-like, protein MNTNSKLETEELLTCLHIHLFHPNQASLPLFRNLPLNQQYRMDAEDPLRLGRDGQTCIFALNDTSVSRKQLSIQAYKKAGSPFLSFMIQNLSQKVKLMVGGSELRYLERAELDDKVLCRFGRYELLIWQEPGDSENKFEVLFETCNAPPSQEVGIDVLCRPPIIDTGMPWRNFENGSPVSQEPLESDETVVLV, encoded by the coding sequence atgaatACTAATAGCAAACTCGAGACTGAAGAACTGCTTACTTGTCTTCATATCCATCTCTTCCACCCTAACCAAGCCAGCCTTCCACTCTTCCGCAACCTGCCCCTAAATCAGCAGTACAGAATGGACGCTGAAGATCCACTCAGGCTTGGCCGTGATGGACAGACCTGCATCTTCGCCCTAAATGACACCTCTGTCTCTAGAAAACAGCTCTCCATTCAGGCGTATAAGAAAGCTGGCAGCCCGTTCTTGAGCTTCATGATCCAGAACTTGAGCCAGAAGGTCAAGCTCATGGTCGGTGGGTCTGAACTGAGATACCTAGAAAGAGCTGAGCTTGATGATAAGGTGCTCTGCCGCTTTGGGAGATATGAACTGCTGATTTGGCAGGAACCAGGAGATTCCGAGAATAAATTTGAGGTCCTGTTTGAAACATGCAATGCACCCCCTTCACAGGAAGTGGGCATAGATGTGCTATGCAGACCACCTATTATAGATACCGGCATGCCATGGAGAAACTTTGAGAATGGATCACCTGTGAGCCAAGAGCCGCTGGAGTCAGATGAGACAGTTGTTTTAGTATAG
- the LOC109055124 gene encoding RNA-binding protein 4.1-like, producing the protein MVKIFIGNLPPQAEAEEIKSLFTQYGTVTECAIIKNFAFVHMDDRKSATKAIRNLHLYKLHGTAINVEASRGKNQGPVKLHVANVEKGSDDELRALFEEYGTVAECAIVKNFAFVHMSNSDEAMDAIKGLDNAEFQGKRIHVQISKSRPRNEEEDYGPPDSGYWPPRFPGDRPEPPGYPRGRFGYPPGPPPPPPPMPPRRPPYPERAAPAYERERGVVDYYEKYRARPYGAASYEDRRPGAIPPPPPPPSSGIMRERLAGNGLDPYERRPLPPPPSSYYARDRSPIRRAPPPPQAPAGNGYSFERSRLSPLSMSRTPMYSMPRPRDPYADRGAPPPPPPRYSY; encoded by the exons ATGGTGAAGATCTTCATCGGGAACCTGCCTCCACAGGCAGaggcagaagaaataaagtctctGTTTACTCAATACGGAACGGTCACCGAGTGTGCCATTATCAAGAACTTTGCCTTCGTCCACATGGATGATCGCAAAAGTGCGACAAAGGCAATCCGAAACCTTCATTTATACAAGCTGCATGGAACGGCCATCAACGTCGAAGCGAGTCGGGGCAAAAACCAGGGCCCCGTGAAGCTTCATGTTGCCAATGTGGAGAAAGGATCAGATGATGAGCTCAGAGCGCTGTTTGAAGAGTACGGCACAGTTGCCGAATGCGCAATCGTTAAGAACTTTGCCTTCGTACACATGAGCAATTCCGATGAGGCCATGGATGCCATCAAGGGGCTGGACAATGCTGAAttccaag GCAAAAGAATTCATGTGCAGATTTCAAAGAGTCGACCAAGAAATGAGGAGGAAGACTATGGCCCCCCAGACAGTGGATACTGGCCACCCCGTTTCCCTGGTGACCGCCCTGAGCCCCCTGGCTATCCTAGGGGTCGCTTCGGCTATCCCCCTGGTCCCCCTCCTCCACCACCACCCATGCCCCCCAGACGCCCCCCATACCCAGAGCGTGCAGCGCCGGCATACGAGCGCGAACGCGGAGTGGTCGACTATTACGAGAAGTACCGCGCTCGCCCTTACGGCGCCGCCTCATATGAGGACCGGCGTCCGGGTGCCATCCCCCCTCCCCCTCCGCCCCCGTCATCCGGCATTATGAGAGAGCGATTGGCTGGCAACGGCCTCGACCCCTATGAGCGACGCCCCCTTCCACCCCCGCCATCCTCGTACTATGCACGAGACCGCAGTCCCATCAGACGTGCTCCTCCTCCCCCTCAGGCACCCGCCGGGAATGGTTACTCATTCGAGCGATCTCGTCTGTCCCCTCTCTCCATGTCTCGGACCCCGATGTACAGCATGCCTCGGCCCAGAGACCCCTATGCTGACAGGGGGGCACCGCCTCCACCACCTCCGCGCTACTCGTATTAA
- the LOC109085518 gene encoding RNA-binding protein 4.1-like, whose translation MQRYSRFLRRKSDAISSRTGSCKHREKIFVGNLSPNTTAEEIRSLFSQYGKISECDIVKNFGFVHMDDKAEADEAIRNLHHYMLNGLAMNVEMSKGKPKTSTKLHVGNISSSCTNQELRAAFEEYGPVVECDIVKDYAFVHMERVEDAMEATSGLDNTAFQGKLMSVKLSTSRLRTAPGMGERAGCYRCGQEGHWSKECPIDQNGSYREGPGSAGYGSLRFGEGGECGGRGFHRGDYSGEPAFGGNFSHGFSRGAAYGVPGYGRGAGFESAVSYGMPAGYSIGADNSMVPTYGSEAAYGSSGVAYGGAMPAYPIRRPPYEERDPYGVVDFYEKYRARPYGASYFEDRRAVPPPVPPPPSSSAVVRERLSSSNHDPYEHHPLPHPPAPTSSYYVRERSPIRRAPLEAEGYAYERSRLSPVSSLSRSSAYDVTRDPYAAMRYAY comes from the exons ATGCAACGCTATTCTCGCTTTCTGCGACGCAAGAGTGACGCCATTTCATCTCGCACCGGCTCCTGCAAGCATCGAGAGAAG atcTTTGTTGGGAACCTTTCGCCGAACACTACGGCTGAGGAGATCCGCTCCCTTTTCTCTCAGTATGGCAAAATATCTGAGTGTGACATTGTGAAAAACTTTGGCTTTGTGCACATGGATGACAAAGCAGAGGCAGATGAAGCCATTCGAAATCTTCACCATTACATGCTGAATGGTTTGGCCATGAATGTGGAGATGAGCAAAGGGAAGCCCAAGACCTCTACCAAACTTCACGTCGGGAACATCAGCAGTAGCTGCACCAACCAAGAACTCAGGGCCGCGTTTGAGGAGTATGGTCCTGTGGTGGAGTGTGACATAGTGAAAGACTATGCATTTGTTCACATGGAGCGAGTGGAAGATGCTATGGAGGCCACCAGTGGCTTGGACAACACAGCCTTTCAAG GCAAACTGATGAGCGTGAAGCTTTCGACTAGCCGCCTGCGTACCGCGCCGGGAATGGGAGAGAGAGCGGGTTGTTATCGGTGCGGGCAGGAAGGCCACTGGTCCAAAGAATGCCCAATTGACCAGAACGGCTCCTACAGAGAGGGCCCTGGCTCGGCAGGATATGGGTCCCTCAGGTTCGGTGAGGGTGGCGAATGTGGTGGCCGGGGGTTTCATCGCGGCGACTACAGTGGCGAGCCGGCCTTCGGTGGCAACTTTTCACATGGCTTCTCCAGGGGAGCAGCGTACGGCGTCCCAGGGTATGGAAGGGGCGCGGGGTTTGAGAGCGCAGTGAGTTACGGTATGCCAGCGGGCTACAGCATTGGCGCGGATAATAGCATGGTCCCCACGTACGGCAGTGAGGCTGCGTATGGGAGCAGTGGCGTGGCCTATGGCGGTGCGATGCCTGCGTACCCAATACGGCGACCACCCTATGAGGAAAGAGATCCGTACGGGGTGGTGGACTTCTACGAGAAATATCGGGCACGTCCGTACGGAGCAAGTTATTTTGAAGATAGACGCGCGGTTCCACCTCCTGTCCCTCCTCCCCCATCCTCCTCGGCGGTCGTGAGAGAGCGCCTGTCCTCCTCTAACCATGACCCATATGAGCACCATCCCCTTCCCCATCCTCCGGCTCCCACCTCTTCATACTATGTCCGTGAGCGGAGCCCGATCCGGCGAGCTCCCCTAGAGGCGGAGGGATACGCGTATGAGCGGTCGCGCCTCTCTCCTGTCTCTTCGCTTTCCAGGAGCTCTGCGTATGACGTAACGCGGGATCCATATGCCGCTATGCGCTATGCTTACTAG
- the LOC109079837 gene encoding splicing factor 1-like encodes MATGANATPLGKLHPSIGAKRGFESGPGAGLMPPPGPAVSFPLQNLQQPQLSNPGFSQFPGAVSSGLSNPVGVGLTLPSLAGSGDFGQKKRKRSRWSSETPDQKTIIPGMPTVIPPGLTQDQERAYIVQLQIEDLTRKLRTGDLGIPVNPEDRSPSPEPIYNSEGKRLNTREYRTRKKLEEERHSLITEMVGLNPEFKPPADYKPPATRVSDKVMIPQDEYPEINFVGLLIGPRGNTLKNIEKECCAKIMIRGKGSVKEGKVGRKDGQMLPGEDEPLHALVTANTMENVKKAVEQIRNILKQGIETPEDQNDLRKMQLRELARLNGTLREDDNRILRPWQSTEPRSITNTTVCTKCGGAGHISSDCKFTSSFAQRPGEPPQSAQDKARMDKEYLSLMAELGEAPVPSSGGGHSNPPPSGPRPAGPNNNQPPPNRPPWMNSGPTDNRSFHGMHQGPGGPHSFPPPMPNMGGPPMPPNPNGMPPPWMQPPPPPMSQGPAPPGHPMGLLPPPMGMMPPPPPPPNSQPPPPPSGPLPPWQQQAPPPPPTSSMATSTPLPWQQNTATTSTPATGNLPPWQQPQQTATSATQPPPPMGTPSMVPPPPGVQPPLPPGAPPPPPPPPPGSAGMLYAPPPPPPPMDPNFVTMMGIPGMPPYGMPPAPPPPPPQS; translated from the exons ATGGCAACGGGAGCCAACGCAACCCCGCTGGGGAAGCTGCACCCGAGTATCGGCGCTAAGCGAGGCTTTGAGTCTGGCCCCGGCGCGGGGTTAATGCCACCGCCCGGGCCTGCGGTGTCTTTCCCGCTGCAGAACTTACAGCAACCGCAGTTATCAAACCCAGGCTTCTCCCAGTTCCCCGGAGCCGTGAGTTCTGGGCTCTCAAACCCAGTCGGAGTGGGACTGACGTTACCGTCTCTGGCGGGGAGTGGAG ATTTTGGCCAGAAGAAACGGAAAAGGAGTCGCTGGAGCAGCGAGACCCCTGACCAGAAGACCATTATCCCGGGCATGCCCACCGTGATCCCTCCCGGTCTGACTCAGGACCAGGAGCGAGCTTATATAG TCCAACTGCAGATCGAAGACCTGACACGTAAACTGCGTACAGGAGACCTGGGAATCCCTGTTAACCCTGAGGACAG ATCTCCATCTCCTGAGCCCATCTACAACAGTGAGGGGAAGAGGCTTAATACACGTGAATATCGGACACGTAAGAAACTGGAGGAAGAGAGGCATTCTCTCATTACAGAGATGGTGGGACTGAACCCTGAATTCAAACCCCCTGCTGACTACAA ACCACCAGCTACTCGTGTCAGTGACAAGGTAATGATTCCTCAGGATGAGTATCCAGAGATCAACTTTGTTGGGCTTTTGATTGGGCCACG TGGAAACACTCTGAAAAACATTGAGAAGGAGTGCTGTGCTAAGATCATGATTCGTGGTAAAGGCTCAGTAAAGGAGGGAAAGGTGGGCCGTAAGGATGGACAGATGCTTCCAGGAGAAGATGAACCTCTTCATGCACTGGTCACTGCTAACACCATGGAGAATGTCAAGAAAGCTGTAGAGCAG ATTCGTAATATCCTCAAGCAGGGCATTGAGACCCCTGAAGACCAGAACGACCTGAGAAAGATGCAGCTAAGGGAGCTGGCACGACTCAATGGCACTCTGAGAGAAGATGATAACAG AATCTTACGCCCGTGGCAGAGCACTGAGCCTCGCAGCATCACAAACACAACTGTCTGTACAAAGTGTGGTGGAGCAGGTCACATCTCATCAGACTGCAAGTTTACCAG TTCCTTTGCACAACGACCCGGTGAACCACCCCAGTCTGCTCAGGATAAGGCCCGTATGGATAAAGAGTACTTGTCTCTCATGGCAGAGCTAGGAGAGGCTCCAGTCCCTTCCTCCGGTGGGGGCCACAGCAATCCTCCCCCTAGTGGACCTCGTCCTGCAGGACCCAACAATAACCAGCCACCACCA AATCGTCCTCCTTGGATGAATTCAGGCCCTACTGATAACAGGAGTTTCCATGGCATGCACCAGGGTCCTGGTGGCCCTCACAGCTTCCCTCCACCAATGCCAAACATGGGTGGCCCTCCTATGCCACCAAACCCCAATGGAATGCCTCCACCCTGGATGCAGCCGCCGCCTCCTCCAATGAGCCAAGGCCCAGCACCACCCGGACACCCCATGG GTTTATTGCCTCCACCCATGGGTATGATGCCCCCGCCTCCACCTCCCCCCAACAGCCAACCACCACCTCCACCCTCAGGACCTCTGCCACCTTGGCAACAGCAGGCCCCTCCCCCACCACCCACCAGCAGCATGGCAACCAGCACTCCATTGCCTTGGCAACAGA ataCAGCCACCACATCCACCCCTGCCACTGGAAACCTGCCACCCTGGCAACAGCCTCAGCAGACGGCCACCTCAGCCACTCAGCCCCCTCCGCCCATGGGCACCCCCTCTATGGTGCCGCCTCCACCTGGGGTCCAACCCCCACTTCCTCCTGGTGCGCCACCTCCTCCACCGCCCCCTCCACCTGGCTCAGCAGGCATGTTGTACGCACCTcctcccccacccccacccatgGACCCTAACTTTGTGACCATGATGGGGATTCCCGGCATGCCACCGTACGGGATGCCCCCTGCACCTCCACCGCCTCCACCCCAGAGTTAA